A stretch of DNA from Chloroflexota bacterium:
TTGGGCTGCCGTCGAGCGTCATTCACGAGCTGCGCACGCCGCTGACGTCGATCCACGGCTACGCGCAGGTGCTGAAGCGCACGCTCCGAAACGAGCCGAAGGCGTCGAACGCTGTAGCTGTCCTCAACCGGGAGAGCGCGCGGTTGTCGGACATGCTGGGCCTGCTCTCCGAACTGTCAGACCTGGAGGACGACGAGCCGGCGCCCGAGCACGAACGCATCCAGCTTGCCGACCTCGTTGACGGCGTCGTACATGACATCACGCGGCGCGAGGGCGAGGACCGTGGGTTTATCGTTTTCGGCGATGCCCAGGTGCTGGCGAGTCGGACGCTGGTGGCGCAGGCGCTGGCGCACGTCCTGGTGAACGCCGTGCGCTACTCCGGGCCCGGGCAGAACGTCACGGTCGAGGTGCGGTCTGCTGGCGGTGCAGGCGAGATCCTCGTGCACGACGATGGCATCGGCATCCCGCCAGCGGACCAGGCGCGGGTCTTTGCGCCGTTCGAGCGGGGATCCAACGCGCGCGACCATGGGGTGCGTGGGCTGGGACTCGGGTTGTATCTCGCCCGTCGCGCGCTGGAGCAGACCGGCGGCGACATCGAGATCGTGCCCGTGCCCGGCCGCGCGAGCGGCACCACCGTCCGGATCACCGTGCCAGCAGCCTGAGCCACGCCCCGCCGCCGGCCCGGCTCGGGGGACACCTGCCGGGCTACTGCAGCAGCAGCTCGAAATTCACCTGGTTGCTGCGGCCAGCCAGACGCCCGAACGCGCTCTTGACGGAGTCCACTGCTTCGTGTCCCAGCCGCAAGGCCACGAACGACCCCACGGCGAACCCGACCACCACGCCGACCCCGATTCCGACGCCTAACACGGCGCCCACACGGCACTGGGTGGGCCGTTCCTCGTCGCTCATCTACTGCATCCGTACCAGGGGAACTGCGGCCGACCATAGCTCTTCGAGCCGGTAGAACCGACGCTGGTCGGCGCTGAAGATGTGCACCACGACGTCACCGTAGTCGATCAACACCCAGCCCGACGCGGCCTGCCCCTCGACCCGCAACGGGCGGACGCCGTCGTCATTGCGAAGTGCGTCGCCAAGCTCGCGGACAATGGCCGAAAGCTGTCGCTCGCTCGCCGTACTCATCACGACGAAATAGTCGGCGACGGTCGCCACTGAACGGATGTCGAGCAAGACGATGTCGCTGGCCTGCTTGTCGGACGCCACCTCGACGATCCGCCGCGCGAGTGCTTGTGCTTCCAGCTGAAAACTCCCGTCCGCCGTACTGGGTCTGCCTTCGCAGTATACCATGCCCTTCCGGACAGTCCGTTCTGCGCCTGTGCCGCCGGGCACACCTGCCAGTGTCTGTCGTCGATCTAGCCAGCGGTCGGTGTGACCGCCGGCCGTCTCGCTCGACGGATCGCCCCCAGCAGGAGCGGCATCCCCAGGCCGATGACCGCTGCGCTCGCCGCCAGTCCGAGGCCGACCAGTGACAGCGAGATGCCTCGCTCCAGCGACGGCGGCACGAAGACAAAACGAACAGCGTGCTGTCCCGGCGGCAGGCCGACGGCACGGAACAGGAAATCCGCGCGTAGGATGGGCTGCTCCTCGCCGTCCAGGTAGGCCCGCCAGCCGGGATAGAACGGATCGGTGAGCACCAGGAAGCCACCGGCCGGCGCATCGGCCTGGATGTCGATGACCGAGCCGCTCTCGGCCAGGATGACCGCCTCGACCGGCGGTGTCCCCACGAATGGGCCGATGCCGACAGATGGCTGACTCTCGACGACCACCTGACGGCGCGGATCGAGCGGCCCGTTTCGCAGGCGAGCCATGGCGGCGGCGCCG
This window harbors:
- a CDS encoding HAMP domain-containing histidine kinase, with product MADPRSLFGAGLSAPPTVERPAPAPRTAERFGLPSSVIHELRTPLTSIHGYAQVLKRTLRNEPKASNAVAVLNRESARLSDMLGLLSELSDLEDDEPAPEHERIQLADLVDGVVHDITRREGEDRGFIVFGDAQVLASRTLVAQALAHVLVNAVRYSGPGQNVTVEVRSAGGAGEILVHDDGIGIPPADQARVFAPFERGSNARDHGVRGLGLGLYLARRALEQTGGDIEIVPVPGRASGTTVRITVPAA
- the rsfS gene encoding ribosome silencing factor, which translates into the protein MVYCEGRPSTADGSFQLEAQALARRIVEVASDKQASDIVLLDIRSVATVADYFVVMSTASERQLSAIVRELGDALRNDDGVRPLRVEGQAASGWVLIDYGDVVVHIFSADQRRFYRLEELWSAAVPLVRMQ